The following are encoded together in the Candidatus Binataceae bacterium genome:
- a CDS encoding M20 family metallopeptidase, translating to MNASVIGDYVDRLWRESIVPELIEYVRIPNKSPAFDKEWREHGYMDQVVARFEAWARAQPIRQMKFEIVRTEKRTPLILIDIAGDAAADPGDSVLLYGHLDKQPEMTGWRDGLGPWQPALEGDRLYGRGAADDGYAMFACLGAIGALQAAAMPHARCVVIIEACEESGSFDLPHYIGELGERIGRPSLVVGLDSGCGNYDQLWSTTSLRGLAGGTLKVEVLTEGIHSGASGIVPDSFRIARQLLNRIEDEKTGRILVEEYHVAIPPARIKEAETAAVILKDSIRAEFPFVDGARPASEDIAELILNRDWRPALSIIGADGIPQIGNAGNVLRPSTTLQLSLRIPPGCDPKQANRSMKETLEKDPPYGAKVSFSSNWGASGWNAPALAPWLEKSLEAGSQRWFGRPAAYMGLGGTIPFMSMLGEKFPEAQFLISGVLGPHSNAHGPNEFLHVPYARKLTCCVAEVIADHFRRAP from the coding sequence ATGAACGCGAGCGTAATCGGCGACTACGTTGATCGGCTGTGGCGCGAATCGATCGTGCCGGAACTCATCGAGTACGTCCGGATTCCGAACAAGTCGCCGGCCTTCGACAAGGAGTGGCGCGAGCACGGCTACATGGATCAGGTGGTTGCGCGCTTTGAGGCGTGGGCGCGCGCGCAGCCGATCCGGCAGATGAAGTTCGAGATCGTGCGGACCGAGAAGCGCACGCCGCTGATTCTGATCGATATTGCGGGGGACGCGGCGGCGGACCCGGGCGACAGCGTGCTGCTGTATGGCCATCTGGACAAGCAGCCGGAGATGACCGGGTGGCGCGACGGCCTGGGGCCGTGGCAGCCGGCGCTCGAAGGCGATCGGCTCTACGGACGCGGCGCAGCGGATGACGGCTACGCGATGTTCGCCTGCCTGGGCGCGATCGGCGCGCTGCAGGCCGCGGCGATGCCTCATGCGCGTTGCGTGGTGATTATCGAAGCCTGCGAGGAGAGTGGGAGCTTCGACCTGCCGCATTATATCGGGGAGCTTGGCGAGCGGATCGGCCGGCCGAGTTTGGTCGTCGGGCTCGATTCGGGCTGCGGGAATTACGATCAGCTCTGGAGCACGACGTCGCTGCGCGGGCTGGCTGGCGGGACGCTCAAGGTCGAAGTGCTGACCGAAGGGATTCACTCAGGGGCGAGCGGGATCGTGCCCGACAGCTTCCGCATCGCGCGCCAGTTGCTCAACCGAATCGAGGATGAAAAGACCGGCCGCATACTGGTTGAGGAATATCACGTCGCGATTCCGCCGGCGCGGATCAAGGAAGCGGAGACGGCGGCGGTGATTCTCAAGGACTCGATCCGCGCGGAGTTTCCGTTCGTCGACGGGGCGCGGCCGGCGTCGGAGGACATCGCGGAGTTAATCCTGAATCGCGACTGGCGGCCGGCGCTGTCGATTATCGGCGCCGACGGGATTCCGCAGATCGGCAACGCGGGCAATGTTTTGCGGCCGTCGACGACGCTTCAGCTATCGCTGCGGATTCCGCCCGGATGCGACCCCAAGCAGGCGAACCGCAGTATGAAAGAGACCCTCGAAAAGGATCCGCCTTACGGCGCGAAGGTGAGTTTCAGCAGTAACTGGGGCGCCAGCGGATGGAATGCGCCGGCGCTCGCGCCGTGGCTGGAGAAGTCGCTCGAGGCGGGTTCACAGCGCTGGTTCGGCCGGCCGGCGGCCTACATGGGACTCGGTGGAACGATCCCATTCATGAGCATGTTGGGCGAAAAATTTCCCGAAGCGCAATTCCTGATCAGCGGCGTGCTCGGGCCGCACTCGAACGCGCACGGTCCCAACGAATTTCTGCACGTGCCCTATGCCCGCAAGCTGACCTGTTGCGTCGCCGAAGTGATCGCAGATCATTTCCGCCGAGCGCCCTGA